One window of the Eucalyptus grandis isolate ANBG69807.140 chromosome 8, ASM1654582v1, whole genome shotgun sequence genome contains the following:
- the LOC104417781 gene encoding WEB family protein At3g02930, chloroplastic has product MQQQYGEELEEELRTLRERLNEAEDERDQMVIQLRESRKAAEEANRRLAEAFAARKVPEIYTELNSVKRLLANTNQQLKVKEKDTESLRVEAARAKQLELKLADREAALKKLEDKPSNTKAVEAEADSQSKRRIRELEEELRNRKESEGKTFESLVALTKQLEQTKISVEEAKVENGSLREKVERFEEQSRQNGKATNVSRICFKDNASTKQTLESLRSELQSTKESLSAPARERRRPLRRSRASSMRSASSRTS; this is encoded by the coding sequence ATGCAGCAGCAGTACGGGGAGGAGCTCGAGGAGGAGCTGAGGACATTGAGGGAACGGTTGAACGAGGCGGAGGACGAGAGAGATCAAATGGTCATTCAGCTGAGAGAGTCGCGAAAGGCGGCCGAGGAGGCGAACAGGAGGCTCGCCGAGGCCTTTGCGGCTAGGAAAGTGCCGGAGATATACACAGAGCTCAACTCGGTTAAGAGATTGTTGGCAAACACGAACCAACAGCTGAAGGTCAAGGAGAAAGATACGGAGTCATTGAGGGTCGAAGCCGCAAGGGCGAAGCAGCTCGAGCTCAAATTGGCGGACCGAGAGGCTGCATTGAAGAAGTTGGAAGACAAGCCGAGCAACACGAAAGCCGTCGAGGCTGAGGCGGATTCGCAAAGCAAGAGGAGGATTCGGGAGCTAGAGGAGGAACTGAGAAACAGAAAGGAATCCGAAGGGAAGACGTTCGAGTCTTTGGTTGCCTTGACGAAGCAGCTCGAGCAGACCAAGATATCGGTCGAGGAGGCGAAGGTCGAGAATGGCTCGCTACGAGAGAAGGTAGAGAGATTCGAGGAGCAGTCGCGGCAAAACGGTAAAGCCACCAACGTCTCGAGAATTTGCTTCAAGGACAATGCTTCCACGAAACAGACCCTGGAAAGTCTCAGGTCCGAACTTCAATCGACGAAGGAAAGCCTTTCCGCACCCGCGAGGGAGAGAAGAAGGCCTCTTCGAAGGTCGAGGGCCTCCTCGATGAGATCAGCAAGCTCAAGAACGAGCTGA
- the LOC120287474 gene encoding spindle pole body component 110, with protein MDDLALALKEVATEMNQVKLRLDVTQAELEHWKGEAEMVTEKLKNTEDRFKELLDESRKEMEQYKNTSERLRLEAEESLLAWNGKETGFVGCIRRAEDERTAAQQENIRLAESLKAADRMVKASREENIKLRDILKQALNEASVAKEAASIARAENSQLKDDMAEKDDALKFFSREIESLRINEAAAIENIAELKRLLSEKDIKTDDKEIARKSKALSSIAADEKEHKEGTRLGKAFSFNLKDLIGYPRHKYSSDNLENKEKDHDGSDRDDDRDEDDPEKIDPLKGSIFDVMDSPGSAAHHGKKSSLAYTSDGEMTNSEDLDSLGSPHFNDLENERLHRRKRALLHRFAEIIRGREKSHH; from the coding sequence ATGGACGATTTAGCCTTGGCATTGAAGGAGGTAGCGACGGAGATGAATCAGGTGAAGTTGAGGCTCGACGTGACGCAAGCTGAGCTCGAGCACTGGAAAGGGGAAGCAGAAATGGTGACGGAAAAGTTGAAGAACACCGAAGACAGGTTCAAAGAACTTTTAGATGAATCAAGAAAAGAGATGGAACAATACAAGAACACTAGCGAGAGGCTCAGGTTAGAGGCTGAAGAGTCACTCCTGGCATGGAACGGGAAGGAAACGGGCTTTGTGGGATGCATCAGGAGAGCCGAAGACGAAAGGACGGCGGCTCAACAGGAAAACATTAGGCTCGCCGAGTCTCTCAAGGCGGCCGACAGGATGGTCAAGGCATCGAGAGAGGAAAACATCAAGCTGCGCGACATACTCAAGCAAGCGCTGAACGAAGCGAGCGTCGCGAAGGAAGCGGCCAGCATCGCCCGTGCTGAGAATTCGCAGCTCAAGGATGACATGGCTGAGAAGGACGATGCCCTGAAATTCTTCAGCCGGGAGATCGAGAGCCTCAGGATTAATGAGGCTGCCGCGATCGAGAACATCGCAGAGTTGAAGAGGCTGCTTTCTGAGAAGGACATCAAGACGGACGATAAGGAGATTGCGAGGAAATCGAAGGCTCTGAGCTCGATTGCGGCCGACGAGAAAGAACACAAAGAAGGGACGAGACTTGGAAAGGCTTTCAGCTTCAATCTGAAGGACCTAATAGGCTACCCTAGACACAAGTACAGCAGTGATAACCTCGAGAACAAAGAGAAAGACCACGACGGCAGTGACCGCGACGACGACCGCGACGAAGACGACCCAGAAAAGATCGATCCACTCAAAGGGTCGATCTTCGACGTCATGGACTCTCCTGGGTCGGCCGCCCATCACGGGAAGAAGTCATCCTTGGCTTATACGAGCGATGGCGAGATGACAAATTCGGAGGACCTGGACAGTCTAGGTTCGCCGCATTTCAACGACTTGGAGAACGAGAGACTCCACAGGAGGAAGAGAGCGTTGCTCCATAGATTCGCGGAAATCATAAGGGGACGAGAGAAGAGTCATCACTAA
- the LOC104415762 gene encoding lanC-like protein GCL1, translated as MSSSAVQFAAASRDGHENNGGGGGDSSGERLDPTAVLLPVDPGAPDLSLPRETFLRAALSLKDQVVQATWREGGAADPTAYTGLLGTAFLCLRSYAATGDRADLLLSAEIVDACASAARASTRHVTFLCGKGGVFALGAVVANLLGDHHKRDFFLNLFLEVAQERALPVGPEEGGFGMSYDLLYGRAGFLWAALFLNKNLGEETVPNNVLMPIVDAVLAGGRAGASDIATCPLMYRWHGTRYLGAANGLAGILQVLLHFPLCEEYLEDVKGTLRYIMSKRFPHSGNYPSSEGNPRDKLVQWSHGATGMAITLCKASQVFPHDRDFRDAAIEAGEVVWKNGLVKKVGLADGISGNAYAFLSLYRLTGERIYEDRARAFASFLYHDANKPVGTGHGHVADYAFSLYQGLAGAACLWFDLVDAENSRFPGYEL; from the exons ATGTCGTCGTCGGCCGTGCAGTTCGCCGCCGCTTCTCGCGACGGCCACGAGaacaacggcggcggcggaggggacAGCAGCGGCGAGCGGCTCGACCCCACCGCCGTCCTCCTCCCCGTCGATCCCGGGGCCCCCGACCTGTCCCTCCCCCGGGAGACCTTCCTCCGGGCGGCCCTCTCTCTCAAGGACCAG GTGGTGCAGGCGACGTGGCGCGAAGGCGGAGCGGCCGATCCGACCGCGTACACGGGGCTGCTGGGGACGGCGTTCCTGTGCCTGAGGTCGTACGCGGCCACCGGCGACCGGGCCGACCTGCTGCTGTCGGCCGAGATCGTCGACGCGTGCGCTTCCGCGGCGCGTGCTTCCACGAG GCATGTGACGTTTTTATGTGGTAAAGGAGGGGTGTTCGCGTTGGGCGCGGTGGTTGCCAATCTTCTGGGGGACCATCATAAGCGTGACTTCTTCCTCAACCTATTCCTCGAG GTGGCACAAGAGAGGGCTCTCCCGGTTGGACCTGAGGAGGGCGGTTTTGGGATGTCGTACGACCTTCTCTACGGCCGAGCTGGTTTCCTGTGGGCGGCTCTATTTCTGAACAAGAACCTGGGAGAGGAGACGGTGCCGAACAATGTTCTGATGCCTATTGTTGACGCCGTGCTGGCTGGGGGCAGGGCCGGTGCGTCCGATATCGCTACGTGCCCATTGATGTACAGATGGCATGGGACCCGGTACTTGGGCGCAGCCAACGGCCTCGCTGGAATCTTGCAAGTGTTGCTTCACTTTCCACTCTGCGAAGAGTACCTCGAGGATGTTAAGGGGACTTTGAGGTATATCATGAGCAAGAGATTTCCGCACAGTGGGAATTACCCATCGAGCGAAGGGAACCCGAGGGACAAACTGGTTCAGTGGTCTCACGGTGCGACGGGGATGGCCATCACTCTATGCAAGGCATCACAGGT TTTTCCACATGACAGAGACTTCCGTGATGCGGCCATAGAGGCGGGGGAAGTTGTGTGGAAGAACGGGCTCGTGAAGAAAGTGGGGCTTGCTGATGGCATTTCAGGGAACGCGTACGCCTTTCTCTCGCTGTATCGCTTGACGGGGGAGAGAATCTACGAGGACAGAGCCAGAGCGTTTGCGAGCTTCCTCTACCACGATGCCAACAAGCCCGTCGGCACGGGGCACGGGCACGTTGCGGACTATGCCTTCTCCCTTTACCAAGGGCTCGCCGGGGCGGCTTGCCTCTGGTTCGATCTCGTTGACGCGGAGAACTCCAGATTCCCAGGGTACGAGCTATAA